Proteins encoded in a region of the Mercenaria mercenaria strain notata chromosome 1, MADL_Memer_1, whole genome shotgun sequence genome:
- the LOC123536732 gene encoding fibropellin-1-like isoform X2: MEFSNLSADPKIVDRIETFRETPLENEEVPSSLAQHSNESETTGIVKTERVGELKENQQSLNRRLCIIILLVIVIVLVLASVTTVVIVYTPCKEKAAAVVDINGDCDLDLSIEKGRVINMKGTKHGDTAEIECEDGYKLVGTKVVTCLSSNDWYEIPRCIRKQCDTLIKQPHADIKHNNNSTEVGTSLSITCTEGYHILGNATVVCQSNETWSTVPKCEAYDCGIPTTPSNGRIENLNKTKISDTFNVICNEGYSHTGSGIVKCEHDGQWSEAPRCMPISCGLPHIPINASIVHIDGTTYNSSVSFTCADGFYLNGSQSAYCDSRGTWSNIPTCKIIIDIDECSSSPCINGICVDSIDGYTCTCDLGYEGMLCNVDTDDCLSGPCVYGKCVDSINNFNCSCYSGFEGALCEINIDECQSKPCLNGTCVDGIANYTCVCSPGFNGSNCENDIDECKSNPCQHGRCIDGFGEYSCICENGYTSPNCDIEIDECLSGPCKQGTCIDLVGGYICSCNSGFNGVNCDLDIDECKSNPCLHGKCIDGISTFICDCNHGYNGSYCENDIDECNSSPCVHGTCTDGVAQYTCACENGYTNINCDQDIDECSSNPCKHGACIDLLAGYNCSCYPGFEGIHCEIDIDECNSSPCVHGTCTDGVAQYTCACENGYTNINCDQDIDECSSNPCKHGACIDLLAGYNCSCYPGFEGIHCEIDIDECNSSPCVHGTCTDGVAQYTCACENGYTNINCDQDIDECSSNPCKHGACIDLLAGYNCSCYPGFEGIHCEIDIDECNSSPCVHGTCTDGVAQYTCACENGYTNINCDQDIDECSSNPCKHGACIDLLAGYNCSCYPGFEGIHCEIGIDECNSSPCVHGTCTDGVAQYTCACENGYTNINCDQDIDECSSNPCKHGACIDLLAGYNCSCYPGFEGIHCEIEVDDCNSSPCVHGTCIDGVAQYTCACENGYTNINCNQDIDECSSSPCKHGECIDLQAGYNCSCYPGFEGIHCEKDMYECSSNPCKYGACADLVNSYNCSCYPGFSGLHCEINVDECSSNPCQHGSCADGIDMFTCYCDNGFTGVLCDIDMIDECTSNPCKNGTCVDDVNGYNCSCHPGFTGTFCDIEIDECMSNPCMNGTCVDEFNGYRCSCKSGFTGTNCDIDLNECNSNPCIHGSCTDLINGYRCICASGFIGVNCDIVSVACNFTTDTCSWQQSLSDTFDWTRRSGSTPSSSTGPTSDYSGYGYYMYIEATGKTKGDYADLISPTLEAQRNYCIQLYTNMYGSNMGSISLLVQDTNRTPDELVTFSQSDTRRIWREQNVNINARQNAFKIIIRGVRGTGYTSDAAIDNIDIKHGTC; encoded by the exons ATGGAATTTTCTAATTTATCAGCGGATCCAAAAATTGTTGATAGAATAGAAACGTTTAGGGAAACTCCACTGGAAAACGAAGAAGTGCCTTCTAGTTTGGCACAACATAGTAACGAAAGTGAGACAACCGGAATAGTGAAAACAGAAAGAGTCGGTGAATTAAAGGAAAACCAACAGTCATTGAACAGAAGGCTATGCATCATCATTTTATTGGTGATTGTTATTGTTTTGGTTTTAGCGTCCGTAACTACGGTTGTCATTGTGTATACCCCATGCAAAGAAAAAG CGGCAGCTGTAGTAGACATTAATGGAGACTGTGACTTGGACCTGAGTATAGAAAAAGGACGTGTTATCAACATGAAAGGAACTAAACATGGAGACACTGCCGAGATTGAGTGTGAAGATGGATATAAGTTAGTTGGAACTAAGGTTGTAACTTGTTTGTCTTCCAACGACTGGTATGAAATTCCGAGATGTATCCGGAAACAGTGTGATACTCTCATTAAACAACCGCATGCAGATATCAAACACAACAATAATTCCACCGAGGTTGGCACCAGTCTATCAATTACTTGCACTGAAGGTTATCATATACTTGGAAATGCTACCGTAGTCTGTCAGAGCAATGAAACCTGGTCAACTGTTCCAAAATGTGAAGCATACGACTGTGGAATACCAACAACGCCATCAAATGGTAGGATAGAAAaccttaataaaacaaaaatcagcgACACCTTTAATGTGATATGCAATGAGGGATACTCACATACTGGTAGTGGCATCGTAAAATGCGAACATGATGGTCAATGGAGTGAAGCTCCTCGATGTATGCCAATTTCCTGTGGGCTGCCGCACATACCCATCAACGCAAGTATAGTCCATATAGACGGAACTACATATAACTCGTCCGTTTCATTTACCTGCGCAGATGGATTTTACTTGAATGGCAGTCAATCTGCGTATTGTGACTCACGTGGAACTTGGAGCAACATCCCGACATGCAAAATAATCATAG ATATTGATGAATGTAGTTCAAGTCCATGTATAAATGGCATATGTGTTGATAGCATTGATGGATACACTTGCACTTGCGACCTTGGGTACGAAGGAATGTTATGCAACGTCG ATACAGATGACTGTCTTTCTGGACCATGTGTATACGGAAAGTGTGTTGACAGTATCAACAACTTCAACTGTTCCTGTTACTCAGGGTTCGAGGGCGCTTTATGCGAAATAA ACATTGATGAGTGTCAGTCTAAGCCTTGCCTAAACGGAACATGTGTAGATGGAATAGCAAACTATACGTGTGTCTGCTCCCCGGGTTTCAATGGTTCAAACTGCGAAAACG ATATTGATGAATGTAAGTCAAATCCTTGTCAACATGGAAGGTGTATTGACGGCTTTGGCGAATACAGCTGCATCTGTGAGAATGGGTATACAAGTCCAAATTGTGACATCG AAATTGACGAATGTCTCTCTGGTCCTTGTAAACAGGGCACGTGTATTGATCTTGTTGGTGGCTATATCTGTTCATGCAATAGTGGTTTCAACGGTGTTAACTGCGACCTTG ATATAGACGAATGTAAATCAAACCCATGCCTACACGGCAAATGTATTGATggtatttcaacatttatatgcGACTGTAACCACGGATACAACGGTTCATATTGTGAAAACG atatcGATGAATGTAATTCAAGTCCTTGTGTACATGGGACATGTACTGACGGTGTCGCACAATATACTTGCGCTTGTGAAAATGGCTATACAAACATTAACTGCGACCAGG ACATTGACGAGTGTAGCTCAAACCCGTGCAAACATGGCGCATGCATAGATCTACTAGCAGGATATAACTGTTCTTGTTATCCAGGTTTCGAAGGAATACACTGTGAAATTG atatcGATGAATGTAATTCAAGTCCTTGTGTACATGGGACATGTACTGACGGTGTCGCACAATATACTTGCGCTTGTGAAAATGGCTATACAAACATTAACTGCGACCAGG ACATTGACGAGTGTAGCTCAAACCCGTGCAAACATGGCGCATGCATAGATCTACTAGCAGGATATAACTGTTCTTGTTATCCAGGTTTCGAAGGAATACACTGTGAAATTG atatcGATGAATGTAATTCAAGTCCTTGTGTACATGGGACATGTACTGACGGTGTCGCACAATATACTTGCGCTTGTGAAAATGGCTATACAAACATTAACTGCGACCAGG ACATTGACGAGTGTAGCTCAAACCCGTGCAAACATGGCGCATGCATAGATCTACTAGCAGGATATAACTGTTCTTGTTATCCAGGTTTCGAAGGAATACACTGTGAAATTG atatcGATGAATGTAATTCAAGTCCTTGTGTACATGGGACATGTACTGACGGTGTTGCACAATATACTTGCGCTTGTGAAAATGGCTATACAAACATTAACTGCGACCAGG ACATTGACGAGTGTAGCTCAAACCCGTGCAAACATGGCGCATGCATAGATCTACTAGCAGGATATAACTGTTCTTGTTATCCAGGTTTCGAAGGAATACACTGTGAAATTG GTATCGATGAATGTAATTCAAGTCCTTGTGTACATGGGACATGTACTGACGGTGTTGCACAATATACTTGCGCTTGTGAAAATGGCTATACAAACATTAACTGCGACCAGG ACATTGACGAGTGTAGCTCAAACCCGTGCAAACATGGCGCATGCATAGATCTACTAGCAGGATATAACTGTTCTTGTTATCCAGGTTTCGAAGGAATACACTGTGAAATTG AAGTCGATGACTGTAATTCAAGCCCATGTGTACATGGAACATGTATTGACGGTGTCGCGCAATACACTTGCGCTTGTGAAAATGGCTATACAAACATTAACTGCAACCAGG ACATTGACGAGTGTAGCTCAAGTCCGTGCAAACATGGTGAATGCATAGATCTACAAGCAGGATATAACTGTTCTTGTTATCCAGGTTTCGAAGGAATACACTGTGAAAAAG ATATGTACGAATGTAGCTCGAATCCATGCAAATATGGCGCATGTGCAGATCTTGTCAACAGCTACAACTGTTCTTGTTATCCCGGTTTCAGCGGTTTGCATTGTGAAATTA ATGTTGACGAGTGCAGTTCTAACCCTTGTCAACATGGCTCATGTGCTGACGGTATTGATATGTTTACATGCTATTGTGACAACGGATTTACAGGCGTTTTGTGTGATATTG ATATGATAGACGAATGCACGTCAAATCCTTGCAAGAATGGCACATGTGTTGATGACGTCAATGGTTACAATTGTTCATGCCATCCAGGCTTCACCGGGACATTTTGCGATATTG AGATAGACGAATGCATGtcaaatccatgcatgaatggtACATGTGTCGATGAATTCAATGGCTACAGATGTTCTTGCAAATCAGGTTTCACCGGGACAAACTGTGATATAG ATCTAAATGAATGTAACTCAAATCCATGCATTCACGGAAGCTGCACCGATTTGATTAATGGATACAGATGTATCTGCGCAAGTGGTTTTATAGGTGTCAACTGCGACATAG tTTCGGTTGCTTGTAATTTCACAACGGACACGTGCAGTTGGCAGCAATCTCTAAGCGACACGTTTGACTGGACAAGACGATCAGGAAGCACACCTTCTTCGTCTACTGGACCAACTAGTGATTATTCgg GTTATGGCTATTACATGTACATCGAAGCTACAGGTAAAACTAAAGGTGACTATGCTGATCTCATATCACCTACACTCGAAGCTCAAAGAAATTATTGTATTCAGCTGTATACGAATATGTACGGTTCTAATATGGGTTCAATATCTCTACTTGTTCag GACACTAATCGCACACCAGATGAATTGGTAACGTTCAGTCAGTCTGATACAAGACGAATATGGAGAGAGCAGAATGTCAATATTAATGCTCGTCAAAACGCTTTCAAAATTATCATTAGAGGTGTTAGGGGTACAGGTTACACGAGTGATGCTGCCATAGAtaacatagatattaaacatGGCACTTGTTAA
- the LOC123536732 gene encoding fibropellin-1-like isoform X6, with product MEFSNLSADPKIVDRIETFRETPLENEEVPSSLAQHSNESETTGIVKTERVGELKENQQSLNRRLCIIILLVIVIVLVLASVTTVVIVYTPCKEKAAAVVDINGDCDLDLSIEKGRVINMKGTKHGDTAEIECEDGYKLVGTKVVTCLSSNDWYEIPRCIRKQCDTLIKQPHADIKHNNNSTEVGTSLSITCTEGYHILGNATVVCQSNETWSTVPKCEAYDCGIPTTPSNGRIENLNKTKISDTFNVICNEGYSHTGSGIVKCEHDGQWSEAPRCMPISCGLPHIPINASIVHIDGTTYNSSVSFTCADGFYLNGSQSAYCDSRGTWSNIPTCKIIIDIDECSSSPCINGICVDSIDGYTCTCDLGYEGMLCNVDTDDCLSGPCVYGKCVDSINNFNCSCYSGFEGALCEINIDECQSKPCLNGTCVDGIANYTCVCSPGFNGSNCENDIDECKSNPCQHGRCIDGFGEYSCICENGYTSPNCDIEIDECLSGPCKQGTCIDLVGGYICSCNSGFNGVNCDLDIDECKSNPCLHGKCIDGISTFICDCNHGYNGSYCENDIDECSSNPCKHGACIDLLAGYNCSCYPGFEGIHCEIDIDECNSSPCVHGTCTDGVAQYTCACENGYTNINCDQDIDECSSNPCKHGACIDLLAGYNCSCYPGFEGIHCEIDIDECNSSPCVHGTCTDGVAQYTCACENGYTNINCDQDIDECSSNPCKHGACIDLLAGYNCSCYPGFEGIHCEIDIDECNSSPCVHGTCTDGVAQYTCACENGYTNINCDQDIDECSSNPCKHGACIDLLAGYNCSCYPGFEGIHCEIGIDECNSSPCVHGTCTDGVAQYTCACENGYTNINCDQDIDECSSNPCKHGACIDLLAGYNCSCYPGFEGIHCEIEVDDCNSSPCVHGTCIDGVAQYTCACENGYTNINCNQDIDECSSSPCKHGECIDLQAGYNCSCYPGFEGIHCEKDMYECSSNPCKYGACADLVNSYNCSCYPGFSGLHCEINVDECSSNPCQHGSCADGIDMFTCYCDNGFTGVLCDIDMIDECTSNPCKNGTCVDDVNGYNCSCHPGFTGTFCDIEIDECTSNPCMNGTCVDDVNGYSCSCNQGIIGTHCDTEIDECMSNPCMNGTCVDEFNGYRCSCKSGFTGTNCDIDLNECNSNPCIHGSCTDLINGYRCICASGFIGVNCDIVSVACNFTTDTCSWQQSLSDTFDWTRRSGSTPSSSTGPTSDYSGYGYYMYIEATGKTKGDYADLISPTLEAQRNYCIQLYTNMYGSNMGSISLLVQDTNRTPDELVTFSQSDTRRIWREQNVNINARQNAFKIIIRGVRGTGYTSDAAIDNIDIKHGTC from the exons ATGGAATTTTCTAATTTATCAGCGGATCCAAAAATTGTTGATAGAATAGAAACGTTTAGGGAAACTCCACTGGAAAACGAAGAAGTGCCTTCTAGTTTGGCACAACATAGTAACGAAAGTGAGACAACCGGAATAGTGAAAACAGAAAGAGTCGGTGAATTAAAGGAAAACCAACAGTCATTGAACAGAAGGCTATGCATCATCATTTTATTGGTGATTGTTATTGTTTTGGTTTTAGCGTCCGTAACTACGGTTGTCATTGTGTATACCCCATGCAAAGAAAAAG CGGCAGCTGTAGTAGACATTAATGGAGACTGTGACTTGGACCTGAGTATAGAAAAAGGACGTGTTATCAACATGAAAGGAACTAAACATGGAGACACTGCCGAGATTGAGTGTGAAGATGGATATAAGTTAGTTGGAACTAAGGTTGTAACTTGTTTGTCTTCCAACGACTGGTATGAAATTCCGAGATGTATCCGGAAACAGTGTGATACTCTCATTAAACAACCGCATGCAGATATCAAACACAACAATAATTCCACCGAGGTTGGCACCAGTCTATCAATTACTTGCACTGAAGGTTATCATATACTTGGAAATGCTACCGTAGTCTGTCAGAGCAATGAAACCTGGTCAACTGTTCCAAAATGTGAAGCATACGACTGTGGAATACCAACAACGCCATCAAATGGTAGGATAGAAAaccttaataaaacaaaaatcagcgACACCTTTAATGTGATATGCAATGAGGGATACTCACATACTGGTAGTGGCATCGTAAAATGCGAACATGATGGTCAATGGAGTGAAGCTCCTCGATGTATGCCAATTTCCTGTGGGCTGCCGCACATACCCATCAACGCAAGTATAGTCCATATAGACGGAACTACATATAACTCGTCCGTTTCATTTACCTGCGCAGATGGATTTTACTTGAATGGCAGTCAATCTGCGTATTGTGACTCACGTGGAACTTGGAGCAACATCCCGACATGCAAAATAATCATAG ATATTGATGAATGTAGTTCAAGTCCATGTATAAATGGCATATGTGTTGATAGCATTGATGGATACACTTGCACTTGCGACCTTGGGTACGAAGGAATGTTATGCAACGTCG ATACAGATGACTGTCTTTCTGGACCATGTGTATACGGAAAGTGTGTTGACAGTATCAACAACTTCAACTGTTCCTGTTACTCAGGGTTCGAGGGCGCTTTATGCGAAATAA ACATTGATGAGTGTCAGTCTAAGCCTTGCCTAAACGGAACATGTGTAGATGGAATAGCAAACTATACGTGTGTCTGCTCCCCGGGTTTCAATGGTTCAAACTGCGAAAACG ATATTGATGAATGTAAGTCAAATCCTTGTCAACATGGAAGGTGTATTGACGGCTTTGGCGAATACAGCTGCATCTGTGAGAATGGGTATACAAGTCCAAATTGTGACATCG AAATTGACGAATGTCTCTCTGGTCCTTGTAAACAGGGCACGTGTATTGATCTTGTTGGTGGCTATATCTGTTCATGCAATAGTGGTTTCAACGGTGTTAACTGCGACCTTG ATATAGACGAATGTAAATCAAACCCATGCCTACACGGCAAATGTATTGATggtatttcaacatttatatgcGACTGTAACCACGGATACAACGGTTCATATTGTGAAAACG ACATTGACGAGTGTAGCTCAAACCCGTGCAAACATGGCGCATGCATAGATCTACTAGCAGGATATAACTGTTCTTGTTATCCAGGTTTCGAAGGAATACACTGTGAAATTG atatcGATGAATGTAATTCAAGTCCTTGTGTACATGGGACATGTACTGACGGTGTCGCACAATATACTTGCGCTTGTGAAAATGGCTATACAAACATTAACTGCGACCAGG ACATTGACGAGTGTAGCTCAAACCCGTGCAAACATGGCGCATGCATAGATCTACTAGCAGGATATAACTGTTCTTGTTATCCAGGTTTCGAAGGAATACACTGTGAAATTG atatcGATGAATGTAATTCAAGTCCTTGTGTACATGGGACATGTACTGACGGTGTCGCACAATATACTTGCGCTTGTGAAAATGGCTATACAAACATTAACTGCGACCAGG ACATTGACGAGTGTAGCTCAAACCCGTGCAAACATGGCGCATGCATAGATCTACTAGCAGGATATAACTGTTCTTGTTATCCAGGTTTCGAAGGAATACACTGTGAAATTG atatcGATGAATGTAATTCAAGTCCTTGTGTACATGGGACATGTACTGACGGTGTTGCACAATATACTTGCGCTTGTGAAAATGGCTATACAAACATTAACTGCGACCAGG ACATTGACGAGTGTAGCTCAAACCCGTGCAAACATGGCGCATGCATAGATCTACTAGCAGGATATAACTGTTCTTGTTATCCAGGTTTCGAAGGAATACACTGTGAAATTG GTATCGATGAATGTAATTCAAGTCCTTGTGTACATGGGACATGTACTGACGGTGTTGCACAATATACTTGCGCTTGTGAAAATGGCTATACAAACATTAACTGCGACCAGG ACATTGACGAGTGTAGCTCAAACCCGTGCAAACATGGCGCATGCATAGATCTACTAGCAGGATATAACTGTTCTTGTTATCCAGGTTTCGAAGGAATACACTGTGAAATTG AAGTCGATGACTGTAATTCAAGCCCATGTGTACATGGAACATGTATTGACGGTGTCGCGCAATACACTTGCGCTTGTGAAAATGGCTATACAAACATTAACTGCAACCAGG ACATTGACGAGTGTAGCTCAAGTCCGTGCAAACATGGTGAATGCATAGATCTACAAGCAGGATATAACTGTTCTTGTTATCCAGGTTTCGAAGGAATACACTGTGAAAAAG ATATGTACGAATGTAGCTCGAATCCATGCAAATATGGCGCATGTGCAGATCTTGTCAACAGCTACAACTGTTCTTGTTATCCCGGTTTCAGCGGTTTGCATTGTGAAATTA ATGTTGACGAGTGCAGTTCTAACCCTTGTCAACATGGCTCATGTGCTGACGGTATTGATATGTTTACATGCTATTGTGACAACGGATTTACAGGCGTTTTGTGTGATATTG ATATGATAGACGAATGCACGTCAAATCCTTGCAAGAATGGCACATGTGTTGATGACGTCAATGGTTACAATTGTTCATGCCATCCAGGCTTCACCGGGACATTTTGCGATATTG AGATAGACGAATGCACGTCAAATCCTTGTATGAATGGCACATGTGTTGATGACGTGAATGGTTACAGCTGTTCATGCAACCAAGGGATCATCGGAACACATTGTGACACag AGATAGACGAATGCATGtcaaatccatgcatgaatggtACATGTGTCGATGAATTCAATGGCTACAGATGTTCTTGCAAATCAGGTTTCACCGGGACAAACTGTGATATAG ATCTAAATGAATGTAACTCAAATCCATGCATTCACGGAAGCTGCACCGATTTGATTAATGGATACAGATGTATCTGCGCAAGTGGTTTTATAGGTGTCAACTGCGACATAG tTTCGGTTGCTTGTAATTTCACAACGGACACGTGCAGTTGGCAGCAATCTCTAAGCGACACGTTTGACTGGACAAGACGATCAGGAAGCACACCTTCTTCGTCTACTGGACCAACTAGTGATTATTCgg GTTATGGCTATTACATGTACATCGAAGCTACAGGTAAAACTAAAGGTGACTATGCTGATCTCATATCACCTACACTCGAAGCTCAAAGAAATTATTGTATTCAGCTGTATACGAATATGTACGGTTCTAATATGGGTTCAATATCTCTACTTGTTCag GACACTAATCGCACACCAGATGAATTGGTAACGTTCAGTCAGTCTGATACAAGACGAATATGGAGAGAGCAGAATGTCAATATTAATGCTCGTCAAAACGCTTTCAAAATTATCATTAGAGGTGTTAGGGGTACAGGTTACACGAGTGATGCTGCCATAGAtaacatagatattaaacatGGCACTTGTTAA